A stretch of DNA from Lodderomyces elongisporus chromosome 4, complete sequence:
ttcttcttgaaGTAACTCTCAATGTAAAAAGCTGCAAATAATGCAGTCAATGGTGTCAAATATGCGACATTAATCAACACGGGCAATGCTTGGTCTGGTGTACTTATACAACTAACCAACTTTGCAGCTTCGGTACTTGGCTGTCCAGGAATGGTATTCACGTTGTTTACGTCATAGATCCATACAAAGCAGTGCAACACGGCGAATGAGCCGCCCACGATGAATTGGGTGATCTGCATGGATGTCAAgctctttttgaaaatagtTGGCACTCTAATATGCAAGCATGATAATGAGTAGTAAAAATACATTAATGAGTGGATAAATGAGTTGAACACAACAAAAATCCAAATTGGTGGGGACTGGAAACGGACGCCTGCCCACATACACATCATTGCTCCAGCATGGTGGTAACTTTGCAAAAGTGAAGAAGGGCGACCTTTCAAAagaatgatgatggtgtCCACCACCTCATAAAATTTCGAAATGTAGAACCAAAACCCAAGGATTTCCAAATTATGCAAGTTCTTGGAAGTTGACGACAAAACACGCGAAAAGATTCCATTTTTCGAGTCGCATACACTTTGGAAAAACACATCGAGTTTCCTCAATGCGGTAGTGTTCTCGGTGTTTAAATTCAACGCCTCGTAAAATGAAGGGATGATCTGCATTTTGAATAGACCCATTGTTGAAGCTATAGTCGATGTCATTCCTACAAATGTCCAAACAGAATAAACACAAAGCAAGACATTGtgcaaaagaacaaaaaatttgaagaaagatGTCTTTGAAATAGCTGTAGGCACAGCTGGAAGTCTTTTGACAACTTTATCggttttcttctcttcttccttggCCTTTTGCAACTGCTTGGAGCGAATGAGCTTGTTAAGATAGTGAACAGACGTGAAGTAGACTATTGCAATGGTCAATGGAGTTGTTCCTTGCATTgttgaaaagtaaaatttaGTAAGAAActcattttcaaatggAGACGGAGGCACCGGAGTATCCATCTTGGGAAGCGTGTTCCATGTGTCCGCATTGGGAAGTCCGAATTTCATCAACATGATACAAGAGttgtaatggtggtggtggtggtgggaaaggaggaggagaaagaaGTAGTAGTGAGTAAAGAAAGATGGGTGAATATGGGAAAATTATGGACAGAATCCAAAATTTAGTaatgaaaaagagcaagagcaagagcaaaagTGTATGAGATCTTGGCTGAGATTTTATATAAACCTCTAACCACTGAACACTAAAGGCTATATAGTATTggatttaaaaaattaaaaaaaaaaagaaaaaagaaaagaaaagaaaagaaaagagaagaaaagaaaataggcAGAACTTCATACCCAAACAACTGAGATGCAAATGATACAAAAACGGTACTAAACGGGatgaaagggaaaagaattatatgaaaaaaagaaaaaaaaaaaacagaaaacatGAAAATACATGAagaatgtaaaaaaaagcacaATATtgggaaaaaggaaaagaaaaagaagaaaaagaaaataaattctAGAGAGGaaacaatgaaaaattaTGCTTGGGTTGTGCTCCAGTTAACTGAATTCGACTcgatttgatttgattagattacatttttctttctcaaaCATTACTTAACTTCCTCTTGCTTTTCACTTACTGCTTCTTGCAGCTGATGCTCAAAAACCATTCACTATAAGGTTATTTTGAgtgattattattatagACTAGTGCTCTATTCACACCCTCATCCAAACCTAACCCAACCCAACCCATATTATTTGAGCTTGTAAAGTTTGTAAACTATTAGGAAATAGCATTTGCTTTTCCTATACTATTCtctatttctctttctctttctcttaaaatatgaaaaaagtaggtggggagaaaaaaaaagaaatgaaaagatatgaacccccaaaaaaaaaagaaggggaGAGATACTAAAGACAGATTGTTGATGAGATTTTCCGTTGGGTCCGGAGTCGAAGCAACCTTGTTTGTAAATGTTCTCCGGCTTAGTCTAaaatttgattgtttttgcttgcccaacaatatatataaatacatacataaatacataaagaaagaattgcCATATTGGGCAACATGcgttatatttttttttgttgactCTCCTCCAATTCTGCCACACGATGtcttaaattttttatttgttttttattttttatttatttttttttcctcattTCTTTCACCCTCGGTCAAAGTTTCGCACTTCAAACTCCGAAACTTTGCCAAACACCGTTTACTTCAATATAGctatctctctctttgcAAACGACACTATCtcaaaaaattaacttctggaaaacaaaatctggtttatttttggttgcaaaaattcACCTAACATGAGAGATGCTAGAGTCAATATAGGTGGATAGTGGTTACACACTTTCCAatcacaaaaaaaaacgaagaaaaaaaaaggatgaaAAGGATTTAAAGGATTCAAAGGATTTAAAGGTATCACGTATCAttataaatatacaaacatttctatttcttgttattttattttttttttcaggcATTATTATAgatgttgttattgttcgTTTCTCCAAGAATAGGTTGTAAATTGAATTTTACAGGCAGAATAGAAACTTTCATGGAAGATGGGTgattgtttgaaaaattctTAGTGTATCTAACTTCGTCCATACCATTACCAAATTTCTTACTTGATCTAGTTGGTGATTGACCGTATCCGTAATATGCGGCACTTTTTCTCGTTGGTGATGGAGGCGCGGGAGGCATGTATGGCGAGGCCAATTGTTTCACCGGTGAATGGGCCATCAACTGTTGTCTTGAAGGCGACACCATATAGTAGCTATTCTGCTTATTGGTTGGAGACTGTAATTGACTAGGGGTATTATAATTGTACTTGTAATTGTACTTGTTGTCGTACTTGTGATTAGAATTGGAATTAAAATCGTAATCGTAATCGTAATTGTAGTTTTGGTTATAGTTCAAATTCAAGTTTGAATTTAAGCTTTTGTGcaaattgttattgttattgtttgatttgaGAGGCGAGCTCTTTATcgaagaattgaaattatAATTTGTTATACTTTGCAAAGGCATGAATTGCGCTGGCGCTGGAGGTGCAAGCGGTGAGAACATATTTGACACATTAGTCATCTTTATGGGGGAAGACACCGACGACTCCAATATCGGACTAAAAGACATCACATCTCTATCGCAAATAAAATAACCACGTTCGCCAAGCCAATACGCCATTGACTCAATAGCCTGAGTGAGCTTAGAATTATCATAATAAGACATGATTATTTGATGATATGATGCAGCACTCTGATCGAGAGGTTTTTCATTAACAATCACCTCGCATCCAAGAAGAAGTTTAAATGGAATAAccaattcttcttcaaatttctcaaaatcaaattgcTCATAAAACTTTCCACCTTTATCATTGAGAGTAAACTTAAACTCATATGAAGATGGAAGaagatttgaaatttgTCTTGCACATGACCTAATCTTGGTTTCTGAACCTTTGATATTGAAATCGAGGTAGTTTTCGGATCCAAACGATTCAACTGATTTAGGGAAATCAATAAATGAATTGTAATCATGTTCTAATTGATTTATAAGATGCAacttattgttgttgaccAACATCAAGTAGTGGTTTCTCAAAATGCGAAATTTAAGGTTATAATAGACTGTAGTGTTGGAGGCTGAAACGGTTGTGGCCACattttggtgttgttgcaCTGCTTCGTTCATGCTATACTTGAGTACCAACAGGTCAATTTCATCTTTGACCAATGGAATGTTCAGCATGTTTTTACGTGGACACTTGATCAACACATTCGACTCCCTCTGCAAACAATACAAGTTTGTCGATTTGTCGTAATTTGATGAGAATTTGATAAAAACATTGTACCTCTTCATAATAGATTGGATAATGGATCCACCATTACCAATAACTGATTTGTGAAACACCTCAGGAATGTTGAATCTCAACTCTGATGGTAATTCTAACTCAATTAACTCAATTGTATTGAGAATAACATGAttctgctgttgctgttgttgctgttgttgttgttgttgttgttgaactAAAATGTCAATGAAGAAATTATactcgttgttgttgctaaaTTTGAATGTGGGTATATTGTTCAATTGGTTAAGAATTTTGAGCAattttccattctttttgcCGCTAATaaactctttttgttcaatattGAGTTCAAGGCGGAGATTGAGCTGATTACAAGAGTCGCACGCCGTGTGAAGTAATGATTTAATCTCCTTGGCAGATCCAGTGATTGCAAATTCATAGTTTTGTTCGTTTGTAACCAAAGTGCAAGTTTTTGTGTAGTTGCAACAAGCTTGTTGCAAGGACATTATTGAATGAGAAAAGCCCGTGAGAGTATAGTACCTTGCGGCAATGTTATTGATTGCCTTTGCACACTCTTCAATCTTGGCAATTTCAAGACCTTGCACAGTAATAGTTTGTTCACCAAATTTGGGGAATTGAAGTGTAACGGAGTATTTCAGCATTAAACCTTGCAACTCCTTCTTGTCATgcaacatcatcaaatcAAGCTTGTTTTGGTCTAATGTGGTTTTCAAGGTAACTAATTGCCCTTCAGTTGAGATCAACTTGTTCAACATTGTTTTTGTAACCAATACTTCAGCGGCGCTTTTTGCAGTGAGCCAAATGTTCAGCTCTAAAGGTTCTGTTGTTAAGCTGGGCAAATAAATATTGGCTTTGCATTGCTTTGCAATTTGCTCAAAACTGGcaaatttttgtttacCATCTGCACTAGCCGAGCCACTGCCACCTCCGATAAGTGGAATAATGCCAATTGGTACATTGATTGCCTCAATCAAGTAACCTTTCAAACACAGGTCAATAAGAACCTTGAGACAAGTTTCAAATTGGGCTAAACTTGAATCCTCACCAATCATATGAATGCTGTGTACAACATCGCTCACATCAAATATGTTAACAGAAGTAGGAGTACCAGTAGAGCCAGAAATTgcagttttcttttctgtgTATGACAGTTTACAGTTATTGATGATCACTTCTATTTGGTACATTTGACACAATTGATTCATTTCATCAATAAATTTGGTATCAATCTTCATAAATTCGGCTTCGGTAACGCAAATAGTCTTTGCTGTAATGCATTTGTATGAGTTCAAGATGTGCAACtttgccttgttgataaacTCATTGTCGCCCTGAACTAAGAAACAAACCGAGTTGCTGGTTATAGAGTATTCCACAGATCCTGCTGTAGGGCTGGTGGCTGAGCATAAAGAACCGGCGTTGATTGCATTGACTGCATCAACAATCTTTTCTAAATTGTCAATTATTTTGTATGTTGATTGAGTGGTTTGACTTGTGCGTGTTCTCCAAACACCAGTGCTTGTTTCATAATATGTTTGcaaattttgattttttgatGTGACTCTAGCATCAAGCTTATAATGGTAGGGCAAGTTAAATGCGATGGACATGGTTAGTGTTAAAATTCAAATtaagtcaaaaaaaaataaatatggAACAAGCGGTGAAAGCTAAAGAATTAAAGCTGAATGATAAAGAAGTAAGATGCGAAGGGtatcaaaattaaaaacttCAATGTTGGTAgtacacttttttttttttgttttcttgtttatATGACTGTGAAAATTGACTTGTCTCTAACAgccttttttcctttttccttcttaaATGTCAAACTTATTGCAAAGGAAAATTCTGTGagcttatatatatttatgtatatatatgtgtatatatatatattattgaCTTCCATCGCCTTTTCCCTTTGATCTGTCCTTCTACTTCTttcatcctcttctttttcctcctcctcttcctcctcctcattTACTGCATGTGCAGCGAATCAATCTCTATTCCTAATTAGGAAGTTGTTTATAATTGTTCTGCACTTTGTGTTATTTATTCATTGACCTAGAAGGGAAACCAAACCTTTGGCCATTCCCTTAGTGCGTCATTTctttgaaggaaaaaataaaaaaaaaagattctATGGCTTATGAGATTATGCCCTAATATGGCTACTTAGAGTCTAAGATCTTTTCCACGTGCTTTATAATATTCTATGCTGATGAGTATAGTTTATTACATATTCTTCATGTTGTTTTCAttgtttcaattctttGACTTTTTACCTAATGTGGAGAATGATTTGAACGGTTGCCAATCATTTATTTACTTccttccctttcttttgctttgttttgctttgtttattttattttattttttttgttccttcttttacctGATTCGTATTCTGAATATCGATGATTTTCCAACAGCTTTTTATCTTTGCTTATACGAAAACAGTAAACTGAATGTTCAGATTACTCtatgaaaaattaaaaaagaaataaaataaaataaaatggaAACTCCGAAATGTTTCACCATAGCCTTCTATTGCTTAATCATTTCCCATGGAAGGCTTCCTTCAATGATGTAGGTTGTCAAATTGACATgtttaaaattaaaaattttaaaaaagaaaaaacaaatactaGAAGGAACGAGAGGGAACTAAGTAGCATATACGTCTAATGCCgtaagaaaacaaaactaatAAAAAATCATGTAGACTAAAAATTATTTGTTCTATTAAATTTTGGCTTGCTCAAGTTTTGGCTTTATTTAGTgaaagttaaaaaaaaaaagtatctcTAGTTTCCTTCCACCATCAAGTTTCATATTCAACATCTATTTCTTgctctcttctcttctcttctcttctcttctcttctgtTCTCTTCtgttctcttctcttctcttctctctcaTTCCCTTGCTCTAAAGACGCTTTGAATCCCATATGTAAACCATCTCATCCCATCCGGTAGTAGCACACCATCCTGGCTCACCCCATAAACTATAATCGCATCCAATAACAAACTCTCTATGTCTTCCCATTATACCTCTAGCGCCACCTACTTTTGTATTCAAAAATCTTGCCCTTTCGTCACTTTCGTCTCTCCATATTCTAGCAGTCATATCATATGATGTACTCATCAACTCACGGCTATCGTGTGGTGACCATTGGACTCTGCGAACTGCAAATTCGTGACCGATAAATTCGTTCAATGGGGTCGGACCTCGATGGTGTGATGCCGGCATGGGTGATTGTGCCGATGGTTGATCGATATTACTAATCATACGAAGATCCCATATACGTACACTCTTGTCTGTTCCAGCAGAAGCCACAACAGTTGACTTGTACTTGTTCCAGTCAACACTAAGCGTCTCCATTCCATTATgagaaataaatgaaagTTGTAATGGGTGTGGTGTACGAATATCCCAAATGTGCACTTGCGATGAGCCATTGCATGATATTAGCATACTAGGCGAATGAGGTGAGAATTGTGCAGAGTAAATGCAGTGTGAAGTATCCGACGGCTGTTTCTGATGGTTAGGATGATGCAGAAGTGGAACAGTGCTTATATTTCCTCTAGCAGTAGCATGTATTGGTGCTGTTTTGGTGGTGAAGTCATGAGACAGAGGGTCCAAGGTGAGCATTGACTCTTGCCTCTGATGTGACCAAATCTTGATGGTCCCATCCCAGGAACCAGTAACAAAGTTTGTCTTGTCGACCAAATTCCAATTGACCAGAAATACTTCTCGTTGATGCTCCCGCCATTGCATAATAGGAAACTGTGCCACTGTGGTGTCAAACAATTTAATCAGACCATCTCCACTCGCAACCACACATTGGTTTTCATGGATTTCACTCCAAGCCAAGTCAAATAGCCCATCCTGTGTCTCCCATGACATTTGCTCTCGAACACGCCCCAGTGGCTCAATGTCGAGAATAAAAAGTTTCCCATTTCCAACAAGGCCATAATTGGCCGCAGTCGCCACGGCAAGTTTGTTATCAAAGTATGGTGAATACTGTATGCCGTACCCATTATAGCCCTGGGTCCTAAAAGAAAGCATTGTGATTTCGATGTGAGATAAAaagtagaagaaaaagaaaaaaggttttcttttcgttaattttgtttttctttgtttcttttttttggttaatTTCGttcacttcttctttagtTTGGACGAGTTCAAGGGTTGCGAAAACGTCAATGGTGGAACAAATGATGGAATTGGTGGTGGAAAATAATTAGAGATAAGTGGGTTATAATTTTTTCGTGCGGCGTTCAATAATTTatacttatttttttatttatttttcagtttttgcaataaatatttatatttctatatttttttattttttatatttttttttaaaaggaTTGTATAGAATTATATAAAAGAGTAGATATAGGTATATacctatatatatgtatgtttGTTTGCAAATATGACTATGGGTGTAATATGTATTGGTCTACGACAATTCATTCATGCAATCCATGCAAAGTGAACAATAAATAGCTTAATTCCTCACATGTCGAATGTTTCGACACTGAGATACTTGATAAGGTCTTTGTACTTTGGTTCCACCTGTTCTCCTTTGAGAAGTCCAAATTGCAAGAGATCACCCAAAATTAGTCCTGCCTTTTGGTTGGAATATTTCAAGTAGTCGAAATCATCGTCACTCGATGTGATGGCTTCTTCTATGGCTACTACTGCGTCATCGCCACTGCCGTCCTTGTTTACTTCGCCCTCTAAGTTGAGCTTGTCAACATCAAGCGTAATGTTATAAGTACTATCAACACCTTTTTCGCCAACTTGCGCTTGCGCATCCGGTTTAGGTTTCAATGGTCCATTTTGGATCAAGCCCCATAAACACCAATATATCTGTACCGTGGCTCTCCAGTAAACACACTCATtaaacaatttttcaatttcatgaCGAAGCAAACTTATCGCTTGAGGCTTAGAGTCATCATTCAACAAGTCCATTGCTGACTttgatgttttcaaattggaTGAAGGGAATTGGAAATCATACTCAATATAGGATTTAATCAAGTTCAATTGCTCCAATTTTGTTGGGTACCTGTGCTCGTCAATGTAGTATGATTTCTCAGGATCGTGATAATCAGCCATCCATTCACTAAAGTGGTTTACAACGTCAAATGCTGGGAAATTGGGTCCAGAATATTCGAAATCAATGACAACTAGATTGGAATCTTTCTTATTTGTCGTAGACTTGAGTGCAACTTCACTAAGGTTTGCCGAAGACGAAGTTGGTGTGTCAACGATTATATCTTCTGGTTTAAAGGACTCGTGAAGGAGTAGATTACCATATTGTGTATCATTATGACAGAACTTGTAATTTGAACTAAATCCATCTTTTTCGTATTTGCTAAATAACCAGTACTTGTAATCAAATACCAAATCCTTAAACTCGTCCATGCTCATCATAAACACATCTTTGATATCTACACCGGCAGACTCATACCCAGGTAAATATTCTTCCTCAAAGATGCGCAACCATTTCTCAATCAACCGCCAGCATGTTGGTAAATGTTGCAGGTAGTCTTCGGTGTTCAATTCAATCTTATAATGCAAATCCttcattcttcttccaaACATCTGACTAATGACTTCATCTCTAATCTGCTCCTTATTCAATGTTATGTATCCCTCCAAGAATTGCTCAAATCTACCGTTGGTGAATATTCCCAAGAGTCGAGGACCAATCCTCTTTTGCGATAACTTGATCAATGTTTGCAACTCGGAGTCACGGTCGATTAACTCGTCGACATTTTTCCCATACACCCTAAGCAATAATGCAGGTAAGTGAACATCTTGACGATCATCATTGTATTCAATCTTGTATATCGAATTGGTCAACGCACCTGAAATTCTGTTTATGCTCAAGTTCAGTGTGACAAGACTCTTCTTGTGCCATTTGCTAATCTTCAACGCTTTTGTGAGTGCTATTATATCCTGTTTAAAAAACTC
This window harbors:
- a CDS encoding uncharacterized protein (BUSCO:EOG09260R9L), with the protein product MSIAFNLPYHYKLDARVTSKNQNLQTYYETSTGVWRTRTSQTTQSTYKIIDNLEKIVDAVNAINAGSLCSATSPTAGSVEYSITSNSVCFLVQGDNEFINKAKLHILNSYKCITAKTICVTEAEFMKIDTKFIDEMNQLCQMYQIEVIINNCKSSYTEKKTAISGSTGTPTSVNIFDVSDVVHSIHMIGEDSSLAQFETCLKVLIDSCLKGYLIEAINVPIGIIPLIGGGSGSASADGKQKFASFEQIAKQCKANIYLPSLTTEPLESNIWLTAKSAAEVLVTKTMLNKLISTEGQLVTLKTTLDQNKLDLMMLHDKKELQGLMSKYSVTLQFPKFGEQTITVQGLEIAKIEECAKAINNIAARYYTLTGFSHSIMSLQQACCNYTKTCTLVTNEQNYEFAITGSAKEIKSLLHTACDSCNQLNLRLELNIEQKEFISGKKNGKLLKILNQLNNIPTFKFSNNNEYNFFIDILVQQQQQQQQQQQQQQNHVILNTIELIELELPSELRFNIPEVFHKSVIGNGGSIIQSIMKRYNVFIKFSSNYDKSTNLYCLQRESNVLIKCPRKNMSNIPLVKDEIDSLVLKYSMNEAVQQHQNVATTVSASNTTVYYNLKFRILRNHYLMLVNNNKLHLINQLEHDYNSFIDFPKSVESFGSENYLDFNIKGSETKIRSCARQISNLLPSSYEFKFTLNDKGGKFYEQFDFEKFEEELVIPFKLLLGCEVIVNEKPLDQSAASYHQIIMSYYDNSKLTQAIESMAYWLGERGYFICDRDVMSFSPILESSVSSPIKMTNVSNMFSPLAPPAPAQFMPLQSITNYNFNSSIKSSPLKSNNNNNNLHKSLNSNLNLNYNQNYNYDYDYDFNSNSNHKYDNKYNYKYNYNTPSQLQSPTNKQNSYYMVSPSRQQLMAHSPVKQLASPYMPPAPPSPTRKSAAYYGYGQSPTRSSKKFGNGMDEVRYTKNFSNNHPSSMKVSISPVKFNLQPILGETNNNNIYNNA
- the PEX7 gene encoding peroxisomal targeting signal 2 receptor (BUSCO:EOG09262VOC); this translates as MLSFRTQGYNGYGIQYSPYFDNKLAVATAANYGLVGNGKLFILDIEPSGRVREQMSWETQDGLFDLAWSEIHENQCVVASGDGSIKLFDTTVAQFPIMQWREHQREVFSVNWNLVDKTNFVTGSWDGTIKIWSHQRQESMLTLDPSSHDFTTKTAPIHATARGNISTVPLSHHPNHQKQPSDTSHCIYSAQFSPHSPSMLISCNGSSQVHIWDIRTPHPLQLSFISHNGMETLSVDWNKYKSTVVASAGTDKSVRIWDLRMISNIDQPSAQSPMPASHHRGPTPLNEFIGHEFAVRRVQWSPHDSRELMSTSYDMTARIWRDESDERARFLNTKVGGARGIMGRHREFVIGCDYSLWGEPGWCATTGWDEMVYIWDSKRL